A genomic window from Sphingobacterium spiritivorum includes:
- a CDS encoding PEGA domain-containing protein, translating into MKTKQQNFAINLKKTAILSLASTMLFASCASKTLIQSNPSGAKVFLNGESVGVTPYAYEDTKIIGSTTHVKLEKEGYETLNTSFSRNEKADVGAIIGGVFVLVPFLWTMKYKPERTYDLIPAGANTPQAVTSDKANSKSTADRLKELKELFDQKLISQEEYDAQRKKILDENK; encoded by the coding sequence ATGAAAACAAAACAGCAGAATTTTGCCATTAATTTAAAAAAAACCGCAATACTCTCATTAGCAAGCACCATGCTATTTGCCAGTTGTGCAAGCAAAACATTAATTCAATCCAATCCTTCCGGTGCAAAAGTCTTTTTAAACGGCGAATCTGTGGGAGTCACTCCATATGCATATGAGGATACAAAGATCATTGGCAGCACAACCCATGTTAAATTAGAAAAAGAAGGGTACGAAACATTAAACACGAGTTTCTCAAGAAACGAAAAAGCAGATGTCGGTGCTATTATAGGAGGTGTCTTTGTATTAGTACCTTTTCTATGGACTATGAAATACAAACCCGAACGCACCTACGACCTTATCCCTGCCGGCGCAAATACACCACAAGCTGTTACCTCCGATAAAGCTAACAGCAAATCTACAGCTGACAGACTTAAAGAACTAAAAGAACTGTTTGATCAGAAACTGATCAGTCAGGAAGAATACGACGCGCAAAGAAAGAAAATTCTGGACGAAAACAAATAG
- a CDS encoding electron transfer flavoprotein subunit beta/FixA family protein, with product MRILVCISNVPDTTSKITFANDGTAFNTAGVQFIVNPYDEIALSKAIDLAEGGKGTVTVINVGEASTEATIRKALATGADDAVRVDSVPRDAWFVANQIADYVKSNPFDLILTGRESIDYNGAQVGAIVAELLNIPSISIAKKIDIDGSNATVEREIEGGKEILTTSLPMVVGTAEGVAEPKIPNMRGIMSARTKPLQVIPAVEVPQLSHITKYESPAPRGTVKMVDAGEVEKLVGLLHDEAKVI from the coding sequence ATGAGAATATTAGTTTGTATAAGTAATGTCCCGGATACGACATCAAAAATAACATTTGCGAATGATGGAACTGCCTTCAATACAGCAGGTGTTCAATTTATTGTAAATCCTTATGATGAGATTGCACTTTCCAAAGCGATCGATCTGGCTGAAGGAGGGAAAGGCACGGTAACGGTAATTAATGTTGGCGAAGCGTCTACAGAAGCTACCATCCGCAAAGCATTGGCTACAGGAGCAGATGATGCTGTACGTGTAGACAGCGTTCCACGTGATGCGTGGTTTGTTGCAAATCAGATTGCTGATTATGTCAAAAGCAATCCTTTTGATCTGATCCTTACCGGACGCGAGTCTATCGACTATAATGGAGCACAGGTAGGAGCTATTGTAGCTGAATTATTGAATATACCCTCTATTTCTATCGCCAAAAAAATAGATATTGATGGTTCTAATGCTACTGTAGAACGTGAAATCGAAGGAGGGAAGGAAATATTGACGACTTCATTGCCTATGGTTGTGGGTACTGCTGAAGGTGTTGCTGAACCCAAAATCCCGAATATGCGGGGAATCATGAGTGCACGGACTAAACCTTTGCAGGTGATCCCTGCGGTAGAAGTACCCCAATTGTCTCATATCACCAAATATGAATCTCCCGCTCCGCGTGGTACAGTAAAAATGGTAGATGCCGGAGAAGTAGAGAAATTGGTGGGTCTTTTGCATGATGAGGCAAAGGTTATTTAA
- the rsmI gene encoding 16S rRNA (cytidine(1402)-2'-O)-methyltransferase produces the protein MLYLVPTPIGNLEDMTFRAIRVLKEADLILAEDTRTSAPLLKHFGIDKKVFAHHQHNEHKAVTEIIRFLKEGQQIALISDAGTPAISDPGFLLVRAALKEGLEVQCLPGATAFVPALVNSGLPNDRFCFEGFLPVKKGRQTRLKNLADEKRTMIFYESPHRLLKSIDEFIAVFGEERQGSVSRELSKMYEENVRGTLASLKLHFENNPIKGEFVICIAGLE, from the coding sequence ATGTTATATTTAGTTCCCACGCCTATTGGCAATCTTGAGGATATGACTTTCCGTGCTATTCGTGTATTGAAAGAAGCTGATCTGATTCTTGCTGAAGATACGCGGACCTCTGCTCCCTTGCTCAAACACTTTGGTATCGACAAAAAGGTTTTTGCGCATCATCAGCACAATGAACATAAAGCTGTAACAGAGATTATCAGATTTCTTAAAGAAGGACAGCAGATAGCCCTGATTTCTGATGCTGGCACTCCTGCTATTTCAGATCCCGGTTTTCTATTAGTCAGAGCTGCCCTGAAAGAAGGTCTTGAAGTACAATGTCTGCCGGGAGCTACGGCATTTGTACCTGCGCTGGTAAATTCAGGCTTGCCAAATGACAGGTTTTGCTTTGAAGGTTTCCTACCCGTAAAAAAAGGAAGGCAGACAAGATTAAAAAATCTTGCGGATGAAAAACGCACAATGATTTTTTATGAGTCACCCCATCGTTTGCTCAAATCTATAGACGAATTTATTGCCGTCTTTGGAGAAGAAAGACAAGGTTCTGTTTCCCGTGAACTGAGCAAAATGTATGAAGAAAATGTTAGGGGAACATTAGCATCGTTAAAATTACATTTCGAAAACAATCCAATTAAGGGAGAATTCGTAATTTGTATTGCAGGATTAGAATAG
- a CDS encoding PH domain-containing protein, which yields MIIDKYIQDGQDVKVVEKLVDKLKDMLTAGEQIDYIALQKKPAVTILPDSIAVSSKRIFLCEFTKLGLATNFEIFSWKDIKDIAFKEEIFGSKVTVIPFTGENLSIDYIPKIQARKLYQLIKGALENSKKEETQSEKEKIVISTPVAPVIEVKKEETPAPAEPKSFYEEAPAEPAAPVVNNYVAPAYTPPAPEPKAPVEEDDEITQKLKKLKSLFDKQLITQAEYENKKNELLSQL from the coding sequence ATGATTATTGATAAATATATACAAGACGGACAAGACGTCAAGGTAGTAGAGAAATTAGTAGATAAGTTAAAGGATATGCTCACTGCCGGTGAACAGATCGACTACATTGCATTGCAGAAAAAACCTGCAGTGACCATATTACCGGACAGTATTGCGGTGAGCAGTAAACGTATCTTCCTGTGCGAATTCACTAAACTTGGTTTAGCGACCAATTTTGAGATTTTCAGCTGGAAAGACATCAAGGATATTGCTTTTAAAGAAGAGATCTTCGGATCTAAAGTAACTGTTATTCCATTCACAGGTGAAAATCTGAGTATCGATTATATCCCGAAAATTCAGGCCCGCAAGCTTTATCAGCTTATAAAAGGAGCTTTGGAAAACAGCAAAAAGGAAGAAACACAGTCTGAAAAAGAAAAAATTGTGATCTCAACACCTGTTGCACCGGTTATAGAAGTAAAAAAAGAAGAAACACCTGCTCCTGCCGAGCCAAAATCTTTTTATGAAGAAGCTCCTGCTGAGCCGGCTGCACCTGTAGTGAACAACTATGTAGCACCCGCTTACACTCCTCCTGCTCCGGAGCCAAAGGCACCGGTAGAGGAAGATGATGAAATCACGCAAAAACTGAAGAAACTCAAATCGTTGTTTGATAAGCAGCTTATAACACAGGCGGAGTACGAAAACAAAAAGAATGAACTATTGTCTCAATTGTAA
- the serS gene encoding serine--tRNA ligase gives MLQLNYIRENRDKVIERLGVKNFKELGLVDEIISLDELRRKTQSESDSLSAEANAAAKQIGDLMRQGKKEEAETVKSQSSGYKEQVKQLTEKLSEVEQELHNKIVQLPNLPHSSVPAGVAAEDNEVIYTAGDVPSLDEDALPHWELAAKYDIIDFELGTKVAGAGFPVYKGKGARLQRALINFFLDQAAEVGYKEVQVPIVVNEASGFGTGQLPDKEGQMYHVGQDDLYLIPTAEVPVTNMYRDVIVKAEDFPIRHCAYTPCFRREAGSYGAHVRGLNRLHQFDKVEAVQIVHPDQSYAVIEEMCKYVQGLLEKLELPYRVLRLCGGDMSFTAALTYDLEVYSTAQKRWLEVSSVSNFETYQANRLKVRFKNEEGKMQLAHTLNGSALALPRIVASLLENNQTGKGIKVPAALVPYTGFEYID, from the coding sequence ATGTTGCAATTAAATTATATCCGTGAAAACAGGGATAAGGTAATCGAAAGATTAGGGGTGAAAAACTTCAAGGAATTAGGTTTGGTTGACGAAATCATCTCTTTGGATGAGTTACGTCGCAAGACCCAGTCGGAGTCAGATTCCCTTTCAGCAGAAGCCAATGCTGCCGCAAAACAAATAGGAGATTTGATGCGTCAAGGTAAAAAAGAAGAAGCTGAAACTGTTAAATCGCAATCGTCCGGATATAAGGAGCAAGTAAAGCAACTGACTGAAAAGCTAAGTGAAGTAGAACAGGAACTGCATAATAAAATTGTACAATTGCCTAATCTGCCACATAGTTCAGTTCCGGCAGGAGTAGCTGCCGAAGATAACGAGGTAATTTATACGGCAGGGGATGTACCTAGTCTGGATGAAGATGCTTTGCCTCACTGGGAACTGGCTGCAAAATATGATATTATCGATTTCGAATTGGGAACGAAGGTCGCAGGAGCTGGATTTCCGGTGTATAAAGGAAAAGGTGCAAGGTTACAACGTGCGTTGATCAATTTCTTTCTTGATCAGGCTGCAGAAGTAGGATATAAAGAAGTGCAGGTCCCTATTGTAGTTAACGAAGCTTCCGGTTTCGGAACAGGGCAACTGCCTGACAAAGAGGGGCAGATGTACCATGTAGGTCAGGACGATCTGTATCTGATCCCGACGGCGGAAGTACCAGTGACGAATATGTACAGAGATGTTATCGTAAAAGCAGAAGATTTTCCTATCCGTCATTGTGCTTATACACCATGTTTCCGCAGAGAAGCAGGTTCCTACGGAGCACATGTACGCGGACTGAACAGACTGCATCAGTTTGATAAAGTGGAGGCTGTACAGATTGTACATCCTGATCAATCTTATGCCGTAATAGAAGAGATGTGTAAATATGTACAGGGACTTTTGGAAAAACTGGAATTGCCATACCGGGTACTGCGTCTTTGCGGTGGCGATATGAGTTTTACAGCTGCTTTGACATATGATCTTGAAGTGTACAGCACAGCACAAAAAAGATGGCTGGAAGTTTCTTCAGTCTCTAATTTTGAAACGTATCAGGCAAATCGTCTGAAAGTACGTTTCAAAAATGAAGAGGGTAAAATGCAATTAGCTCATACATTGAACGGATCAGCTCTTGCGCTTCCACGCATTGTGGCTTCCTTACTGGAAAATAATCAGACAGGTAAAGGAATTAAAGTTCCGGCAGCTCTGGTACCGTATACAGGTTTTGAGTATATCGATTAA
- the lnt gene encoding apolipoprotein N-acyltransferase, translated as MKNNYLLALLSAFLLWLAWPPIPYTGPLLLIAFVPLLLAIENVIRSSEVKKGRKIAGLAFITGFLWNTASIYWVYNAMSAGLPAYAALPISLIPFGLAPLLMTIVFGLYYRLRKKQSPSRSLIGLTAFWICYEYLHQWWDLAFPWMTLGNGFAATHPLIQWYEWTGVYGGSVWIWAVNILVFLLVLHKRNIQSLTKPKWTNIALIAVIFIPIGGSLIRYFTYEEHLNPSQVVVTQPNIDPYQKFGSISPEEQLKTLIRLSESVAKPNTEFFVWPETAISARGWIDEDNFRQYPAYEEISSFLDKYKNGAVLSGIESSRMYTDQRTATARPYGTQFIDNFNAAVFIDNSSKLQFYHKSKLVPGVEQMPFGSALSFLKPLFAQFGGTTGGYGKQDEPSVFYAGSGIGAAPVICYESIWGDYVGQYVKQGAQFITIVTNDGWWKNTSGKDQHLDYAKLRAIENRRWIARAANTGISAFINQRGDIIQQTSWWVPAALTQEINLNENITFYTGNGDILVILALLLSLAGIVLLVVPGKKASLKI; from the coding sequence GTGAAAAATAACTATTTACTGGCACTTTTAAGTGCCTTTTTACTTTGGCTGGCATGGCCTCCCATACCTTATACAGGCCCCCTGCTACTGATTGCTTTTGTACCATTACTACTGGCTATAGAAAATGTAATCCGAAGCAGCGAAGTAAAAAAGGGGCGAAAAATAGCAGGACTTGCTTTCATCACAGGTTTTCTGTGGAATACAGCAAGTATCTACTGGGTATATAACGCCATGAGTGCGGGGCTTCCGGCATACGCCGCATTACCCATTTCCCTTATTCCGTTCGGACTTGCGCCCTTGCTGATGACCATAGTTTTCGGGCTGTACTACAGACTCCGCAAAAAACAGTCTCCTTCACGTTCATTGATCGGACTTACCGCTTTTTGGATATGCTATGAATATCTTCACCAATGGTGGGATCTCGCTTTTCCGTGGATGACGCTGGGAAATGGCTTTGCAGCTACTCATCCCCTTATACAATGGTACGAATGGACAGGTGTATACGGCGGATCTGTCTGGATATGGGCAGTCAATATTCTGGTGTTTCTGCTTGTATTACATAAACGTAACATACAGTCGCTTACTAAACCAAAATGGACTAATATTGCGCTGATAGCTGTAATCTTCATACCAATCGGAGGATCTTTAATCCGATACTTTACGTATGAAGAACATCTTAACCCTTCACAGGTAGTAGTGACGCAACCTAATATAGATCCTTATCAAAAATTCGGGAGTATATCTCCTGAAGAACAGCTGAAAACCCTGATCAGACTTTCTGAATCAGTAGCGAAACCTAATACAGAATTCTTTGTCTGGCCCGAAACAGCCATTTCAGCGAGAGGCTGGATAGATGAAGATAACTTCCGGCAATATCCGGCTTATGAAGAAATATCGTCTTTCCTGGACAAATATAAAAACGGTGCTGTATTATCAGGAATAGAGAGTAGTCGTATGTATACGGATCAGCGTACAGCTACTGCACGTCCGTACGGTACTCAATTTATAGACAATTTTAATGCAGCAGTATTTATAGATAACTCGTCCAAATTACAATTTTATCATAAATCCAAACTGGTTCCCGGTGTAGAACAGATGCCTTTCGGGTCAGCATTGAGCTTTTTAAAGCCTTTATTTGCTCAATTTGGCGGAACAACCGGAGGATATGGAAAGCAGGATGAACCCAGTGTTTTTTATGCTGGCAGCGGAATTGGTGCAGCACCTGTAATATGTTATGAATCGATATGGGGTGACTATGTAGGACAGTACGTAAAACAGGGTGCTCAGTTTATCACAATTGTTACTAACGACGGCTGGTGGAAAAATACTTCCGGTAAAGATCAGCATCTGGATTATGCCAAGTTAAGAGCTATTGAAAACCGCAGGTGGATAGCCCGTGCGGCTAACACCGGAATCTCTGCTTTTATAAATCAGAGAGGAGATATTATCCAGCAAACCTCATGGTGGGTTCCGGCAGCACTTACTCAGGAAATAAATCTCAATGAGAATATCACATTTTATACCGGTAATGGTGACATTTTAGTAATCCTCGCCTTACTGTTAAGCCTGGCTGGAATTGTCCTGTTGGTCGTCCCTGGAAAAAAAGCGTCTTTAAAAATTTAA
- a CDS encoding copper resistance protein NlpE, giving the protein MKTRVYILATLLLFIILGSCINNRQNKTERSNDAAYSISPDGTIEQKSDQFTGEYKGILPCADCDGIETILHINADKSYQLSTKYLGKSDENFVKSGRWKMHANTLTLEGIDYKFRILEDQLSQLDLSGNDIKGDLADQYRLAKFEE; this is encoded by the coding sequence ATGAAAACTAGAGTCTATATCCTTGCAACATTACTACTCTTTATTATTCTTGGTAGTTGTATCAACAACCGTCAGAATAAAACAGAGCGGTCAAATGATGCAGCATATAGCATTTCACCGGATGGAACTATCGAACAGAAGTCTGATCAGTTTACAGGAGAATATAAGGGCATATTACCTTGTGCAGATTGTGACGGAATCGAAACCATTTTGCATATTAATGCAGATAAATCCTATCAGCTCAGTACAAAATACCTTGGTAAAAGCGACGAAAATTTTGTGAAAAGCGGACGTTGGAAAATGCATGCCAATACCTTGACACTGGAAGGAATAGATTACAAATTCAGAATCCTGGAAGATCAGTTATCTCAGTTGGATCTCTCCGGAAATGATATTAAGGGCGATCTGGCAGATCAATACCGTCTTGCAAAATTTGAAGAATAA
- a CDS encoding cysteine desulfurase family protein, giving the protein MQIYFDNAATTPLDPEVIKVMVETMQENFGNPSSIHAHGRQVKTIVEKARKTVANLLHTSPSEIFFTSGGTEADNMAIVRSVIDLGITHAITSPLEHHAVLHTLEELQKEGKIQLNILKVDAKGNVDLEQLEQLLASNPRTFVSLMHANNELGNLTDIQKVAEICHQYNAVYHADTVQTMGHYRHDLSQLKIDFITGAAHKFHGPKGVGFLYINGKNKIKPMIYGGAQERNMRGGTENVYGIVGLAKALELCYNEMEIHQAHIQGLKSYMKEELIKAIPNVGFNGETDSEKSLYTVLNVSFPCTNMADMLLFSLDIEGISCSGGSACSSGSDIGSHVLSAINASSTRPSVRFSFSKNNTKEEVDIVVSKLKELCNQDVLV; this is encoded by the coding sequence ATGCAAATTTATTTTGATAACGCTGCTACCACACCTTTAGACCCTGAGGTCATTAAAGTGATGGTAGAGACTATGCAGGAAAACTTTGGAAACCCATCTTCTATTCATGCACATGGTCGCCAAGTAAAGACGATAGTTGAAAAAGCCAGAAAAACTGTGGCTAATCTACTCCATACTTCTCCTTCTGAAATATTTTTCACTTCCGGAGGTACTGAAGCAGATAACATGGCTATCGTGAGATCGGTAATAGATCTCGGGATAACGCATGCTATTACTTCACCATTAGAACATCACGCCGTACTTCATACACTGGAAGAATTACAGAAAGAAGGTAAGATACAACTGAATATTCTTAAGGTAGATGCCAAAGGAAATGTGGATCTCGAACAGTTGGAACAACTTCTGGCTTCAAATCCGCGTACTTTTGTCTCACTGATGCATGCCAATAATGAATTGGGGAATTTAACGGATATACAAAAAGTAGCCGAAATATGTCACCAGTACAATGCTGTATACCATGCGGATACGGTACAGACAATGGGACATTACAGACATGATCTGAGTCAGTTGAAAATTGATTTTATAACCGGAGCGGCACACAAGTTTCATGGCCCCAAAGGTGTAGGCTTTCTGTACATCAACGGAAAGAATAAGATTAAACCGATGATTTATGGCGGTGCTCAGGAGCGTAATATGCGGGGCGGCACCGAAAATGTCTATGGAATAGTAGGACTGGCAAAAGCATTGGAATTGTGCTATAATGAAATGGAAATACATCAGGCACATATACAAGGTCTTAAATCTTATATGAAAGAAGAGCTGATCAAGGCTATTCCTAATGTAGGCTTTAACGGTGAGACGGATTCCGAAAAATCTCTTTATACTGTACTGAATGTATCTTTCCCATGTACAAATATGGCTGATATGTTACTATTCAGTTTGGATATCGAAGGTATTTCATGTTCGGGAGGCAGCGCATGCAGTTCCGGATCTGATATAGGCTCACATGTACTATCTGCTATCAATGCAAGCAGCACAAGACCATCAGTAAGGTTTTCATTTTCCAAAAATAACACAAAAGAAGAAGTCGACATTGTGGTAAGTAAACTCAAAGAACTTTGCAATCAGGATGTTTTAGTTTAA